A single region of the Pseudonocardia alni genome encodes:
- a CDS encoding ATP-binding protein encodes MSIFGKRRPVPPRTTSDLLSQFTDLDGIPLATPATPAELDDRPAKGRVNQASAPRQGHREPGRGWAAVDASRRAPVYRATTAEVGGLFPLLASNGVPAIGARLGYDTQSGGAFYVHPTEWVLRQMVTNPNLVVFGEPGRGKSSTVVALMLRMMLFGVRSLISGDVKGEYTPLLRSLGITPIALGRGSHHRLNALDLGPIRSRWGTWSTERQREELTGILARWTRLLTALAEAQGYDPTVTDEHVLSTVLNRLVGAEHGASELRPITIPDVVNQLARPDDDLWQATRFASHRQFLDHTRQITDALSNLVVGPLSGLFDEPTNFDLDWDAPVQSMDLSLLRSRGDQAIAVALTCLGSWSSMITDLQDDGDVRIVVRDEVWRQMRLGLRAVQAVDSDLRLSRAERKIQLLVMHKPSDLLSVGAAGSQEVSIAKDLLALCSTRILLGQSTRVGDELADELGLSEREQAVLTGWAMEGQGRALWKLENRPGMKIQTVLSPTERAIFDTNAGLRKRPAPTAETPPAQAGSTRSRLVSVPTTAADSAASEKPADSGVAAVPADGVVAPATGPLAEMNGHSRANGAAPNR; translated from the coding sequence ATGAGCATCTTCGGTAAGCGCCGCCCCGTGCCGCCGCGCACCACCAGCGACCTGCTGTCCCAGTTCACCGACCTCGACGGCATTCCCCTCGCAACGCCAGCCACTCCAGCCGAACTCGACGACCGCCCGGCCAAGGGGCGGGTCAACCAGGCCAGCGCCCCCCGCCAAGGGCACCGTGAGCCGGGTCGCGGGTGGGCCGCGGTCGACGCCTCCCGGCGCGCTCCGGTCTACCGGGCCACCACCGCCGAGGTCGGCGGACTGTTCCCGCTGCTGGCCTCCAACGGCGTCCCGGCCATCGGCGCCCGGCTGGGCTACGACACCCAGTCCGGGGGCGCCTTCTACGTCCACCCCACAGAGTGGGTGCTGCGCCAGATGGTCACCAACCCGAACCTGGTGGTGTTCGGCGAACCGGGCCGCGGCAAGTCCTCCACCGTCGTCGCTTTGATGCTGCGGATGATGCTCTTCGGCGTCCGCTCGCTGATCTCCGGTGATGTGAAGGGCGAGTACACCCCGCTGCTGCGCTCGCTCGGGATCACCCCGATCGCGCTCGGCCGCGGTAGCCACCACCGCCTCAACGCCCTGGACCTCGGCCCCATCCGATCGAGGTGGGGCACCTGGAGCACCGAGCGGCAGCGCGAGGAACTCACCGGCATCCTGGCGCGCTGGACGCGCCTGCTGACCGCCCTCGCGGAGGCCCAGGGCTACGACCCGACCGTCACCGACGAGCACGTCCTGTCCACCGTGCTCAACCGGCTCGTCGGCGCCGAGCACGGCGCCAGCGAGCTGCGCCCGATCACCATCCCCGACGTCGTCAACCAACTCGCAAGGCCTGATGACGACTTGTGGCAGGCCACCCGCTTCGCCTCCCACCGCCAGTTCCTCGACCACACCCGCCAGATCACCGACGCCCTGTCCAACCTCGTCGTCGGCCCGCTGTCGGGGTTGTTCGACGAGCCGACGAACTTCGACCTCGACTGGGACGCCCCCGTGCAGTCGATGGACCTCTCGCTGCTGCGCAGCAGGGGCGATCAGGCCATCGCGGTCGCTCTGACCTGCCTCGGCTCCTGGTCCTCGATGATCACCGACCTGCAGGACGACGGCGACGTGCGCATCGTCGTGCGCGACGAGGTCTGGCGGCAGATGCGACTCGGGCTGCGCGCGGTCCAGGCCGTCGACTCCGACCTGCGCCTGTCCCGCGCCGAACGCAAGATCCAGCTCCTGGTGATGCACAAGCCCTCCGACCTGCTCTCCGTCGGCGCCGCCGGCTCCCAGGAGGTCTCCATCGCCAAGGACCTGCTCGCGCTGTGCTCGACCCGGATCCTGCTCGGCCAGTCCACCCGGGTCGGCGACGAGCTCGCCGACGAGCTCGGACTGTCCGAGCGTGAACAGGCCGTGCTCACCGGCTGGGCGATGGAAGGCCAGGGCCGTGCGCTGTGGAAGCTGGAGAACCGCCCCGGCATGAAGATCCAGACAGTCCTCTCCCCCACCGAGCGGGCCATCTTCGACACCAACGCCGGCCTACGCAAACGACCCGCTCCGACCGCGGAAACACCACCTGCTCAGGCCGGATCAACGCGTTCGCGTCTGGTATCGGTACCCACCACCGCCGCCGACAGTGCAGCCTCGGAGAAGCCTGCCGACAGCGGCGTCGCGGCGGTTCCTGCCGACGGCGTCGTCGCGCCGGCCACGGGGCCTCTGGCCGAGATGAACGGCCACAGCCGGGCCAACGGCGCCGCCCCGAACCGGTGA
- a CDS encoding SCO6880 family protein, with product MSAMPETHGPRVYRGLNLKEGMGWIAGLTPVQAFLVIAVCAPSLIAMSRNQWSTALSWGVFAAITVVLIVVPVHGRPAFRWLADLIMFQTGVLMRWSPWQSRAAAGLAGDRSEPDLPGVLSRLEFPDGPEFHGSRICLIHDTDQGRWGATARLTHSGVGMLSDDECAELARRLGSMLVGLGHREVVDRISLLVRTVPDDGTEYAVWRERHQRADAPTLARQVTTEIDRDVASVSVRTELFVTVSGTEDALRRPAKAAGGGVAGRAYALYRVLEAVADGLRGLGVQSVTWLTSTGVAEAIKTGFNPATAASLQYQHLMRPDPDGSVGLPISQAGPALAPAPAARAYHHDGFSSVSYAVQPPESGTIFGSLGPLLAVRTAGERRTLQIHYEILSQAAAAREVRSQRFRNNVLVDAKAQRGFNTTAVDTRRQTGAREQEAAVAAGHALVRFTVASSLTVPAEWNLEDHAARLENDSSGRFRLLRLELAQDSAFVAAALPVGIGLPRLTRAFDS from the coding sequence ATGAGCGCGATGCCCGAGACCCACGGCCCGCGGGTGTATCGCGGGCTGAACCTCAAAGAGGGCATGGGCTGGATAGCCGGCCTCACCCCGGTCCAGGCGTTCCTGGTGATCGCGGTATGTGCTCCGTCGCTGATCGCGATGTCACGCAACCAGTGGTCCACCGCGCTGAGCTGGGGTGTGTTCGCCGCTATCACCGTCGTGCTGATCGTCGTGCCCGTCCACGGCCGCCCCGCGTTCCGCTGGCTGGCCGACCTGATCATGTTCCAGACAGGAGTGCTGATGCGCTGGTCCCCCTGGCAATCACGCGCCGCGGCCGGGCTGGCCGGTGACCGCAGCGAGCCCGACCTGCCCGGCGTGCTGTCGCGCCTGGAGTTCCCCGACGGCCCGGAGTTCCACGGCTCGCGGATCTGCCTGATCCACGACACCGACCAGGGACGCTGGGGCGCCACCGCGAGATTGACCCACTCCGGTGTCGGGATGCTGTCCGACGACGAGTGCGCCGAGCTCGCCCGCCGCCTCGGCTCGATGCTCGTCGGACTCGGGCACCGCGAGGTCGTCGACCGCATCTCCCTGCTCGTGCGCACCGTCCCCGACGACGGCACCGAATACGCGGTCTGGCGCGAGCGCCACCAGCGCGCCGACGCCCCCACACTGGCCCGGCAGGTGACCACCGAGATCGACCGCGACGTCGCCTCGGTCTCCGTGCGGACCGAGCTGTTCGTGACGGTGTCGGGCACCGAGGACGCGCTGCGCCGCCCTGCCAAGGCCGCCGGCGGCGGTGTCGCGGGCCGCGCATACGCGCTCTACCGCGTGCTGGAGGCCGTCGCCGACGGGCTGCGCGGGCTCGGGGTGCAGTCAGTGACCTGGCTGACCTCCACCGGGGTCGCCGAGGCGATCAAGACCGGTTTCAACCCCGCTACCGCCGCCTCCCTGCAGTACCAGCACCTCATGCGGCCCGACCCGGACGGCTCGGTGGGGCTACCGATCTCCCAAGCCGGCCCCGCCCTCGCTCCCGCTCCGGCTGCCCGGGCCTATCACCACGACGGGTTCTCCTCGGTCTCCTACGCAGTGCAGCCCCCGGAATCCGGGACGATCTTCGGGTCGCTCGGCCCGCTGCTCGCGGTCCGCACCGCAGGAGAGCGCCGCACCCTGCAGATCCACTACGAGATCCTGTCCCAGGCCGCCGCCGCCCGAGAGGTGCGCTCCCAGCGGTTCCGCAACAACGTCCTGGTCGATGCCAAGGCCCAGCGCGGGTTCAACACCACCGCCGTCGACACCCGCCGCCAGACCGGCGCCCGTGAGCAGGAGGCCGCCGTCGCCGCCGGGCACGCCCTGGTCCGCTTCACCGTGGCCTCCTCACTCACGGTGCCCGCCGAGTGGAACCTCGAAGATCACGCCGCCCGCCTGGAGAACGACTCCTCAGGTCGTTTTCGATTGCTGCGTCTAGAGCTGGCTCAAGATTCGGCGTTCGTCGCCGCGGCGCTGCCGGTCGGGATCGGGCTGCCCCGTCTGACCAGGGCGTTCGACTCATGA
- a CDS encoding trypsin-like serine peptidase: MTVAIAATVTAAVALATWTSDAPQGARVVGLGSAAPWGSADPRTPTAPSGSTAQPPVQGQAGPVVGGLSATSVGVLVVDGGRHQCSAAVVASRSRRLLATAAHCVWLGGAWRVDGAFFIPGYAAGEEPLGRWTVDTAYVPPAWQQANSPIEDVAAPTDFAFVTLLPRDGVLPEQALGAQGIRFTTPDSQLPVAALGYPATGIYDGQSLRGCDGDAAAQSFDRPDRPPGQVLSLTCDMTEGASGGPWLTGPDATRGRGQVVGVVSGGDDTTLVSPRFDDTARQVYEAADSAAQLPDQPPTPDPALARTAPRGGTS, translated from the coding sequence ATGACCGTGGCGATCGCCGCGACGGTCACCGCCGCCGTCGCGCTGGCGACGTGGACCTCCGACGCCCCGCAGGGCGCTCGGGTGGTGGGACTCGGGTCGGCCGCACCGTGGGGGTCGGCCGACCCGAGGACACCCACTGCACCGTCCGGTTCGACAGCGCAGCCGCCGGTGCAGGGCCAGGCCGGACCGGTGGTGGGCGGGCTGTCGGCGACCTCGGTCGGAGTGCTGGTCGTCGACGGTGGCCGCCACCAGTGCTCCGCTGCGGTCGTCGCATCCCGGTCGCGCAGGTTGCTGGCCACCGCGGCCCACTGCGTATGGCTCGGCGGCGCCTGGCGGGTCGACGGCGCGTTCTTCATCCCCGGCTACGCCGCCGGTGAGGAACCGCTCGGGCGATGGACGGTCGACACCGCCTATGTCCCCCCGGCCTGGCAGCAGGCCAACTCCCCCATCGAAGACGTCGCCGCTCCGACCGACTTCGCGTTCGTGACCCTGCTCCCCCGCGACGGGGTCCTGCCTGAGCAGGCCCTCGGTGCCCAAGGCATCCGCTTCACCACCCCCGACAGTCAGCTGCCGGTCGCCGCGCTCGGCTACCCCGCCACCGGCATCTATGACGGCCAGTCGCTGCGCGGCTGCGACGGCGACGCCGCCGCGCAGTCCTTCGACCGGCCCGACCGGCCACCGGGGCAGGTGCTGTCCCTGACCTGCGACATGACCGAGGGCGCCTCCGGCGGGCCGTGGCTGACCGGACCCGACGCCACCCGCGGCCGCGGCCAGGTCGTCGGCGTCGTCTCCGGCGGCGACGACACCACCCTCGTCTCCCCGCGCTTCGACGACACCGCCCGCCAGGTCTATGAGGCCGCCGACTCCGCCGCGCAACTCCCCGACCAGCCCCCCACCCCCGACCCCGCGCTCGCCCGGACCGCCCCTCGAGGAGGGACCAGCTGA
- a CDS encoding transglycosylase family protein codes for MPLNRKRQPSWAEHLPPSHRGPAARRAAVAMLTAGALVGVTAFSLSPLPAELGLTALGCNQGKAAHTLAAARETRSQTRALLADLAVSNDTRAQGLAREIAGLGFTPATQPAGWRQKAVDVSDQLNALGSSSATADPHLRQVAARLARAGLGPTPADMLPKQPPPPEPGPIGELGQTLGGAADGAVDAVTGAGEAVKNVTAPKPAADSSTSASGPAAPNPRRQAEPPLPETCLSHAEATTAPAAAAPAAPAARPAPQKPAPAPAPTAPAAPTSSAAEPTPTPEPPSTSPDDDAAAQPDTGSSTSSEDPPAGDSDNNSDDSTDDTTSSSPEASTEPSTDSSDSSSDDTPATPDDTSGVGSADSESGGSSSSTSSNSSSGGGSAQDLEKARVAIQLVGELMQALGASPDPGAGDLRTSVLGSLDRDKLEKLGADPADLDKLDQLGDLTDQGGGSPHLSGPDSSESGSDRDSTSSTPSETPSGGSSDSESSSSSDSSTGSGSNDPGGSGTGSGSAQEPSTESAGTGSAGDAWEAGAEKLAEQVHQAADADPLAEQLAEKLDAAGIGSQNETGSSPSATADSGSAEPDEQGAGQGSSDGAEQPSTGGGDSTGTGSGGSQKGSGAAQQPQAGDPIQRPGATGSGTGSGTGSTGSTDAAQPQGSQGQDDTTSSGDGASSGNGAAGGGADGAGTPPGRQDQAGNAASADGEQPRDPEKAQAAAADDTAGEGARAATWDRLAQCESGGDWAIDTGNGYSGGLQFDQATWAAYGGTGSAHEASREQQIAIAEKVRADRDGYSAWPACSKKLGLA; via the coding sequence ATGCCTCTGAATCGCAAGCGACAGCCCTCGTGGGCCGAGCACCTGCCCCCTTCTCACCGCGGCCCCGCCGCCCGACGTGCTGCGGTCGCGATGCTGACCGCCGGTGCTCTGGTCGGAGTCACCGCGTTCTCGCTGAGCCCGCTGCCGGCCGAGCTCGGTCTGACCGCGCTGGGCTGCAACCAGGGTAAGGCTGCCCACACCCTCGCGGCCGCCCGAGAGACCCGGTCCCAGACCCGCGCGCTGCTCGCCGACCTCGCGGTCAGCAACGACACCCGCGCCCAGGGCCTGGCCCGTGAGATCGCCGGGCTCGGCTTCACCCCGGCGACCCAGCCCGCGGGCTGGCGGCAGAAGGCCGTCGATGTCTCCGACCAGCTCAACGCCCTGGGCAGCAGCAGCGCGACTGCCGACCCGCACCTTCGCCAGGTCGCGGCCCGCCTGGCCCGGGCAGGTCTGGGCCCGACCCCGGCCGACATGCTGCCCAAGCAGCCCCCGCCGCCCGAGCCCGGCCCGATCGGTGAGCTCGGCCAGACCCTCGGCGGGGCCGCCGACGGGGCCGTCGACGCCGTCACCGGCGCCGGCGAAGCGGTCAAGAACGTCACCGCCCCGAAGCCCGCCGCGGACAGCTCGACGAGCGCCTCGGGCCCGGCTGCGCCGAACCCGCGCCGTCAGGCCGAGCCCCCGCTGCCCGAGACCTGCCTCAGCCACGCCGAAGCCACCACCGCCCCGGCCGCAGCAGCGCCGGCAGCACCAGCAGCACGGCCGGCACCGCAGAAGCCGGCCCCGGCCCCGGCTCCGACGGCCCCGGCAGCACCGACATCCTCCGCTGCCGAACCGACACCGACCCCCGAGCCCCCCAGCACGTCCCCGGACGACGACGCCGCTGCCCAGCCCGACACCGGCAGCTCGACCAGCTCCGAGGACCCCCCGGCCGGCGACTCCGACAACAACAGTGACGACAGCACCGACGACACGACCAGCAGCAGCCCCGAGGCCTCGACCGAACCGAGCACGGACTCTTCCGACAGCAGCTCTGACGACACTCCCGCCACCCCCGACGACACCTCCGGGGTCGGCTCGGCCGACTCGGAGTCGGGTGGCTCCTCCAGCTCGACGTCGAGCAACAGCAGCAGTGGCGGCGGGTCCGCTCAGGATCTGGAGAAGGCCCGCGTCGCGATCCAGCTGGTCGGGGAGCTGATGCAGGCCCTGGGCGCCAGCCCTGATCCCGGCGCAGGAGACCTGCGGACCTCGGTCCTGGGTTCGCTGGACCGCGACAAGCTGGAGAAGCTCGGCGCAGACCCCGCGGACTTGGACAAGCTCGACCAGCTCGGCGACCTCACCGACCAGGGCGGGGGCTCGCCCCACTTGTCCGGCCCGGACTCGTCGGAGTCTGGCTCGGACCGGGACTCGACGTCGTCGACGCCGTCGGAGACGCCCAGCGGCGGCTCGTCCGACAGCGAGTCGTCCAGCAGCTCTGACTCCTCCACCGGCTCGGGTTCCAACGACCCCGGGGGGAGCGGGACCGGCTCAGGATCGGCGCAGGAGCCCTCGACCGAGTCCGCAGGGACCGGCAGCGCCGGCGACGCCTGGGAGGCGGGCGCGGAGAAGCTGGCCGAGCAGGTGCACCAGGCGGCCGACGCCGACCCCCTGGCCGAGCAGCTGGCCGAGAAGCTCGACGCTGCGGGGATCGGCTCGCAGAACGAGACCGGCAGCTCCCCTAGTGCCACCGCGGACAGCGGCTCAGCCGAGCCCGATGAGCAGGGCGCGGGGCAGGGCAGCTCGGACGGCGCGGAGCAGCCCTCCACCGGTGGCGGGGACAGCACCGGGACTGGTTCCGGCGGGTCGCAGAAGGGCTCGGGCGCGGCGCAGCAGCCCCAGGCCGGGGACCCCATCCAGCGCCCCGGCGCCACCGGCAGCGGCACTGGCAGCGGCACCGGCAGCACCGGCAGCACCGACGCTGCTCAGCCGCAGGGCAGCCAGGGCCAGGACGACACGACGTCGTCCGGCGACGGCGCCAGCAGCGGTAACGGTGCGGCCGGTGGCGGCGCTGACGGCGCCGGTACACCCCCGGGTAGGCAGGACCAGGCCGGCAATGCCGCCTCAGCGGACGGGGAACAGCCACGCGACCCGGAGAAGGCCCAGGCAGCGGCCGCGGACGACACCGCAGGCGAGGGCGCCCGTGCGGCGACCTGGGACCGGCTCGCGCAGTGCGAATCCGGCGGTGACTGGGCGATCGACACCGGTAACGGCTACTCCGGCGGGCTGCAGTTCGACCAGGCCACCTGGGCCGCCTACGGCGGCACCGGCTCGGCGCACGAGGCCAGCCGCGAGCAGCAGATCGCGATCGCGGAGAAGGTCCGCGCCGACCGCGACGGCTACTCGGCCTGGCCGGCGTGCTCGAAGAAGCTCGGCCTGGCCTGA
- a CDS encoding glycoside hydrolase family 16 protein yields the protein MISPHLLVGAALALTTTLTASGLVPAAAPEGGVECGWRITAVHVLAELTGDTSPRAEKLRRALLDVGANKPGFIPAECYEPGAGDSGGSASGGNGSGGAGEAGDDGGGTGTPPGSGNGSGTGGGSGSGSGSGSGSGSGSGGAGGQCKTTAAATLGWGKPKVADEFEGSSVSGDWNMYDGPGHGGNGRRTPDAISVSNGQLTITGSENGDAGGMAWSPNSQQYGRWEGCAQSPAPAASSLHTLFLLWPTAENWPEGGEVDFMEISDGTRQKVEGFLHYGSDNSQTQGSVEIDATEWHAFAVEWTPDKITYLVDGKPWFTDDDKSHNPPGPMHLTIQLDYFGGDASGGAAMHVDWVRQYELTGGSGNEVGAGVDVSAGEDGVDAGADLSVGGNGSGGSGGSGSGDRDRGRGGSQDSGDSRSGGSRGGG from the coding sequence GTGATCAGTCCGCACCTGCTGGTGGGCGCCGCGCTGGCGCTTACCACCACCCTCACCGCCTCAGGGCTCGTGCCCGCCGCGGCGCCGGAGGGCGGCGTCGAGTGTGGATGGCGGATCACCGCGGTGCACGTGCTCGCCGAGCTCACCGGGGACACGTCCCCGCGTGCGGAGAAGCTGCGCCGCGCACTGCTCGACGTGGGCGCGAACAAGCCCGGGTTCATCCCGGCCGAGTGCTATGAGCCCGGTGCCGGGGACTCTGGCGGGTCGGCCTCGGGCGGGAACGGCTCCGGCGGGGCCGGCGAGGCCGGGGACGACGGCGGTGGCACAGGCACTCCCCCCGGATCCGGGAATGGCTCCGGGACCGGCGGCGGCTCGGGATCCGGCAGCGGCTCCGGATCGGGCAGCGGCTCCGGATCGGGCGGTGCAGGCGGTCAGTGCAAGACGACCGCAGCGGCCACGCTCGGCTGGGGCAAGCCGAAGGTCGCCGACGAGTTCGAGGGGAGCTCGGTCTCCGGGGACTGGAACATGTACGACGGCCCCGGCCATGGCGGCAACGGACGACGTACCCCCGACGCGATCTCGGTGTCGAACGGGCAGCTGACCATCACCGGGTCGGAGAACGGCGACGCCGGCGGAATGGCCTGGTCGCCCAACAGCCAGCAGTACGGCCGCTGGGAGGGCTGCGCCCAGTCCCCCGCTCCCGCTGCGTCGAGCCTGCACACCCTCTTCCTCCTCTGGCCGACCGCGGAGAACTGGCCCGAGGGCGGCGAGGTCGACTTCATGGAGATCTCCGACGGGACCCGGCAGAAGGTCGAGGGCTTCCTGCACTACGGCTCGGACAACTCCCAGACCCAGGGCTCGGTCGAGATCGACGCCACCGAGTGGCACGCCTTCGCCGTCGAGTGGACCCCCGACAAGATCACCTACCTCGTCGACGGCAAGCCGTGGTTCACCGACGACGACAAGTCCCACAATCCGCCCGGGCCGATGCACCTGACCATCCAGCTCGACTACTTCGGCGGCGACGCCTCAGGCGGCGCAGCGATGCACGTCGACTGGGTCCGCCAGTACGAGCTCACCGGCGGCAGCGGCAACGAGGTGGGCGCCGGGGTCGACGTCTCTGCGGGTGAGGACGGCGTCGACGCCGGCGCCGACCTGTCAGTGGGCGGCAACGGCTCTGGTGGGTCCGGTGGCTCTGGGAGCGGTGATCGGGACCGCGGCCGAGGTGGAAGCCAGGACAGCGGCGACTCCCGCAGCGGTGGATCGCGCGGAGGCGGCTGA
- a CDS encoding MinD/ParA family ATP-binding protein: MSSPTSSPNGTNNTPAAPSWLDAGAAWAAPATGYDGAQVPATKPPATQASAATTSPTTPPSRPAPAPERFRDEPPLTDAAPAAEAARPAPPSAPAAAPSPAAPASLPAHQGAGPSEDPQAFRPAWDEQTGVLSGVVRERRARPQQGWRHVAYQLTGGRWNPGLSEAEARLRDQLQKIRTPLPGPHSVVVGSIKGGIGKTTVSALLGLALAEYRGDRVIAMDANPDAGTLGDRLVGETLAAKTTVRDLLYALDEIRAHTDLAGYTHLAGRLQVLTSEQEPELSETFSAADYEAALRLLARYYNAIITDSGTGIVHSAMQGSLRHADSLVIVGAPTNDGASRAARTFRWLAANGYRHLTEDAVVVLSYDRHSPDIDDRVIRDFFAERCRAVIVLPPDPHLQAGGIIDFDALTPAARDAALELAATVAEGFQGRRTQGLASHGFRGTGGPR, from the coding sequence ATGTCCTCCCCCACGTCCTCACCGAACGGCACCAACAACACCCCTGCCGCCCCGTCCTGGCTGGACGCGGGCGCGGCGTGGGCCGCCCCGGCCACCGGATACGACGGGGCCCAGGTCCCCGCGACCAAGCCCCCGGCCACGCAGGCGAGCGCGGCGACCACCTCGCCAACCACCCCGCCGTCCCGCCCCGCGCCTGCGCCGGAGCGCTTCCGCGACGAGCCACCGCTGACGGACGCGGCGCCCGCTGCCGAAGCGGCCCGGCCGGCGCCACCGTCTGCGCCGGCGGCGGCGCCGTCGCCGGCGGCCCCCGCGTCCCTCCCCGCTCATCAGGGTGCGGGTCCCTCGGAGGATCCGCAGGCGTTCCGCCCGGCGTGGGACGAGCAGACCGGCGTGCTGTCGGGCGTGGTCCGCGAACGGCGGGCCCGTCCGCAGCAGGGATGGCGCCACGTCGCCTACCAGCTGACCGGCGGCCGCTGGAACCCCGGACTGTCCGAGGCCGAGGCCCGGCTGCGCGACCAGCTCCAGAAGATCCGCACCCCGCTGCCCGGCCCGCACAGCGTCGTCGTCGGCTCGATCAAGGGCGGGATCGGCAAGACCACCGTGTCCGCGCTGCTCGGGCTCGCGCTCGCCGAGTACCGCGGGGACCGGGTCATCGCTATGGACGCCAATCCCGACGCCGGCACCCTCGGCGACCGCCTCGTCGGCGAGACCCTGGCTGCGAAGACCACCGTGCGCGACCTGCTCTACGCCCTGGACGAGATCCGCGCCCACACCGACCTGGCCGGTTACACCCATCTCGCCGGGCGCCTGCAGGTCCTCACCAGCGAACAGGAACCGGAGCTGTCGGAGACGTTCTCCGCGGCCGACTACGAGGCCGCGCTGCGGCTGCTGGCCCGCTACTACAACGCGATCATCACCGACTCCGGAACCGGAATCGTGCACTCGGCGATGCAGGGCAGCCTGCGCCACGCCGACTCGCTGGTCATCGTCGGCGCCCCGACCAACGACGGCGCCTCCCGCGCCGCTCGCACCTTCCGCTGGCTCGCCGCCAACGGATACCGCCACCTCACCGAGGACGCGGTCGTGGTGCTGTCCTACGACCGCCACAGCCCCGACATCGACGACCGCGTCATCCGCGACTTCTTCGCCGAACGCTGCCGCGCGGTGATCGTCCTTCCCCCGGACCCGCACCTGCAGGCCGGCGGCATCATCGACTTCGACGCCCTCACCCCCGCCGCGCGCGACGCCGCGCTCGAGCTCGCCGCCACCGTCGCCGAGGGCTTCCAGGGCCGCCGCACCCAGGGACTGGCCAGCCACGGATTCCGCGGCACCGGTGGCCCCCGGTGA
- a CDS encoding helix-turn-helix domain-containing protein codes for MPDEPRLSGAPRTLAEKLNHLARPPGSTRALYLDEIVEGIEATGGQVSRATLNTMMRGRNTNPRRSTIEALATYFKVSVSYLLDDPHPALTDNEHELLAKLRDPDLAALISGISELRPETRRSLARIVDDLRQMQNSEQAHRSS; via the coding sequence GTGCCAGACGAGCCTCGCCTCAGCGGCGCGCCGCGGACGCTGGCCGAGAAGCTGAACCACCTCGCTCGCCCGCCCGGTAGCACCCGCGCTCTCTACCTCGACGAAATCGTCGAGGGGATCGAAGCTACGGGCGGACAGGTCTCGCGCGCCACGCTGAACACGATGATGCGAGGACGCAATACCAACCCACGCCGCAGCACCATCGAAGCCCTGGCCACCTACTTCAAGGTCTCGGTCTCCTACCTGCTCGACGACCCCCATCCCGCCCTCACCGACAACGAACACGAGCTGCTCGCCAAGCTGCGTGACCCCGACCTCGCCGCACTGATCAGCGGCATCAGCGAGCTGCGCCCCGAGACTCGCCGGTCCCTCGCCCGGATCGTCGACGACCTGCGGCAGATGCAGAACAGCGAACAGGCTCACCGCTCCTCCTGA
- a CDS encoding amidohydrolase family protein yields MPGLINSHVHLGGDCSKSSFDTLCSGAPDDVRALIRTNARSCLRAGCTTVRDLGDAGGYVARFRDSTADADRVRPTVLSAGTPITITGGHCWYLGGIADSAAEIRSAIDRSADDVDLIKIMAGGGYVTSEGPTPFDAQYSTELIGVAVEHASRYGLRVAAHAHGTEPIVRCIDAGVSTIEHCGWRSGPGQRDQNEAAVRKMAQQKTVAGDTTPAVWRDIAKYVTTPEYKFGSQLTWMAENDVRILIGTDSGVPGTKFDQLKLSMELYEELGFARGDIIDMVTTGAAEALGIGHKTGDLRVGLAADLLIVAGNPLNDLNCLHRPHRVIVQGVVYSQHDLGDEQS; encoded by the coding sequence ATGCCCGGGCTCATCAACAGCCATGTCCATCTCGGTGGCGATTGCAGCAAGTCGTCGTTCGACACGTTGTGCTCTGGCGCGCCCGACGACGTACGAGCCCTGATCCGAACCAACGCACGGAGCTGCCTGCGAGCCGGCTGCACCACAGTCCGAGACCTCGGTGACGCCGGTGGATACGTAGCGAGGTTCCGAGACTCGACTGCAGACGCTGACCGCGTGCGACCTACGGTGCTCTCCGCGGGGACCCCGATCACGATCACAGGTGGACACTGCTGGTATCTAGGCGGGATCGCAGACTCGGCGGCGGAGATTCGGTCTGCAATCGACCGTTCAGCCGACGATGTAGACCTAATCAAGATCATGGCGGGTGGGGGGTATGTGACGTCAGAGGGGCCTACCCCGTTCGACGCACAATACTCCACTGAGCTAATTGGGGTCGCCGTTGAGCATGCTTCCCGATACGGGCTGCGAGTGGCGGCTCACGCTCACGGTACCGAGCCGATCGTTCGGTGCATTGATGCAGGTGTATCTACCATCGAGCATTGCGGATGGCGGTCGGGCCCCGGTCAGAGAGACCAGAATGAAGCGGCCGTTCGAAAGATGGCTCAGCAGAAAACGGTCGCTGGCGACACGACTCCGGCCGTTTGGCGCGACATTGCCAAGTACGTCACAACTCCAGAGTACAAGTTCGGCAGTCAGCTCACCTGGATGGCGGAGAATGATGTTCGAATTCTGATTGGAACAGACTCGGGAGTGCCCGGGACCAAGTTTGACCAGCTTAAACTGAGCATGGAGCTATATGAAGAGCTGGGCTTCGCTCGTGGCGATATCATCGACATGGTCACAACGGGAGCTGCCGAAGCTCTCGGAATCGGTCACAAGACAGGGGACCTCAGAGTCGGGTTGGCGGCCGATCTGCTGATCGTGGCCGGCAACCCGCTCAACGACCTCAATTGCTTACATCGGCCTCATCGGGTTATCGTTCAGGGTGTTGTGTACTCGCAGCACGATCTTGGTGACGAGCAGAGCTAG